From a region of the Gossypium raimondii isolate GPD5lz chromosome 10, ASM2569854v1, whole genome shotgun sequence genome:
- the LOC105775038 gene encoding berberine bridge enzyme-like 7, translating to MKASSYTCLIVSIFVLLSISSAASYNPVDFDAFLQCLPKHSGHSVSIAGAILTPNNASFQSTYQLRANNLRILLSATSRPVAIITALHPSHAQAAVICAKRHGFQLRIRSGGHDYEGLSYISDVPFVILDMFNLKSIDIDMKTETAWVQAGATIGELYYSIAKKSKVHGFPSGVCTTVGIGGHFSGGGYGFLMRKYGLSIDNVIDAQLIDANGRILDRKSMGEDVFWAIRGGGTTSFGIILSWRIKLVRVPPRVTVFNVQRTLEQGATELAYRWQQVAPKLPQDLFIRLQLVPINNGGNNKTVRVSFISHFLGQADGLLRLMNVRFPELGLTRNDCLEMSWVESALNWAGFPNGTSIDVLLNRVQVDRVFYKTKSDYYKAVIPKQGLETLWQVLMDTEDIFVQFNPYGGRMEEISESETAFAHRGGNLFKALYRIQWSESEGGINATGRYVEMSRRLYNAMAPYASSNPREAFFNYRDLDIGSNESGETDFEVAKEYGAKYFMNNLMRLASVKAKIDPENFFKNEQSIPPLPTPPSH from the coding sequence ATGAAAGCTTCAAGCTACACCTGTTTAATTGTTTCGATTTTCGTTTTGTTGTCGATTTCATCGGCAGCATCTTACAATCCGGTCGATTTCGATGCTTTTCTTCAATGCCTTCCTAAACATTCCGGCCATTCTGTCTCGATTGCTGGCGCTATATTGACTCCCAACAATGCATCTTTCCAATCTACTTATCAATTACGTGCTAACAATCTTCGAATCTTATTATCTGCGACTTCAAGGCCGGTGGCTATTATCACCGCTCTACATCCATCCCATGCACAAGCTGCGGTCATTTGCGCTAAGCGTCATGGTTTTCAGCTAAGGATTCGAAGTGGCGGACATGATTACGAGGGACTTTCGTATATTTCCGACGTCCCGTTTGTTATCCTCGATATGTTCAACCTTAAGTCTATAGATATCGACATGAAAACCGAGACGGCATGGGTTCAAGCCGGAGCTACTATCGGCGAACTTTATTATAGTATAGCCAAGAAAAGCAAAGTCCATGGGTTCCCATCTGGTGTATGTACCACTGTAGGCATTGGTGGACACTTCAGTGGAGGTGGGTATGGATTTTTAATGAGAAAATACGGGCTTTCCATTGATAATGTCATTGATGCACAATTGATCGACGCTAATGGTCGAATCCTTGACCGTAAATCAATGGGGGAAGACGTGTTTTGGGCTATAAGAGGCGGTGGAACTACTAGCTTCGGTATCATCCTTTCATGGCGGATCAAGCTTGTTCGTGTCCCACCTAGGGTCACTGTTTTCAACGTACAAAGGACCTTGGAACAAGGCGCAACGGAGCTGGCTTATCGTTGGCAGCAAGTTGCCCCTAAACTGCCCCAAGATCTCTTCATTAGACTCCAGCTTGTGCCTATCAACAATGGCGGCAACAATAAAACTGTTAGGGTTTCATTCATCAGCCATTTTCTGGGACAAGCTGATGGACTTTTACGATTAATGAACGTAAGATTCCCTGAATTGGGTTTGACCAGAAATGATTGTTTAGAGATGAGTTGGGTCGAATCGGCCTTAAATTGGGCGGGTTTCCCCAATGGAACCTCCATTGATGTGTTGCTCAATAGAGTTCAAGTAGACAGAGTGTTTTACAAGACCAAGTCCGATTACTACAAAGCAGTGATTCCCAAACAAGGGTTAGAAACCTTATGGCAAGTTTTGATGGACACTGAAGACATATTCGTGCAATTTAACCCTTACGGTGGGCGAATGGAGGAGATATCGGAGTCGGAGACAGCCTTTGCGCACCGCGGTGGGAACCTCTTCAAGGCACTGTACAGGATCCAATGGTCCGAGTCCGAAGGAGGGATCAACGCCACAGGGCGTTATGTGGAGATGTCAAGGAGGTTGTACAATGCGATGGCCCCGTATGCGTCGAGCAACCCGAGGGAAGCGTTTTTCAATTACCGAGACCTCGACATCGGTAGCAACGAAAGCGGCGAGACGGATTTTGAGGTTGCGAAGGAATACGGAGCAAAGTATTTCATGAACAATTTGATGAGGCTGGCGAGTGTGAAAGCCAAGATAGACCCTGAGAATTTCTTCAAGAACGAACAAAGCATACCGCCTTTACCAACGCCGCCATCtcattaa
- the LOC105774892 gene encoding berberine bridge enzyme-like 4, protein MIASSYICFIVSIFVLLSISSAASYDPVDFDAFLQCLPKHSDHSVSIAGAILTPNNASFQSTYQLRANNLRILLSATSRPVAIITALHPSHAQAAVICAKRHGFQLRIRSGGHDYEGLSYISDVPFVILDMFNLKSIDIDMKTETAWVQAGATTGELYYSIAQKSDVHGFPSGVCTTLGIGGHFSGGGYGFLMRKYGLSIDNVIDAQLIDTNGRILDRKSMGEDVFWAIRGGGTTSFGIILSWRIKLVRVPPRVTIFTVQRTLEQGATELAYRWQQVAPKLPKDLFIRLQLVPINNGGNNKTVTVSFIGHFLGQADGLLRLMNVRFPELGLTRNDCSEMSWVESALNWAGFPNGTSIDVLLNRVQVDRVFYKTKSDYYKAVIPKQGLETLWQVLMDIEDIFVQFNPYGGRMEEISESETAFAHRRGNLFKAQYGIQWSESDGGINATGRYVEMSRRLYNVMAPYASSNPREAFFNYRDLDIGSNESGETDFEVAKEYGAKYFRNNFMRLVGVKAKIDPENFFKNEQSIPPLPTPPSH, encoded by the coding sequence ATGATAGCTTCAAGCTACATATGTTTCATAGTTTCGATTTTCGTTTTGCTCTCTATTTCATCCGCGGCATCTTACGATCCGGTCGATTTCGATGCTTTTCTTCAATGCCTTCCTAAACATTCCGACCATTCTGTCTCGATTGCTGGCGCTATATTGACTCCCAACAATGCATCTTTCCAATCTACTTATCAATTACGTGCTAACAATCTTCGAATCTTATTATCTGCGACTTCAAGGCCGGTGGCTATTATCACCGCTCTACATCCATCCCATGCACAAGCTGCGGTCATTTGCGCTAAGCGTCATGGTTTTCAACTAAGGATTCGAAGTGGCGGACATGATTACGAGGGACTTTCGTATATTTCCGACGTCCCGTTTGTTATCCTCGATATGTTCAACCTTAAGTCTATAGATATCGACATGAAAACCGAGACGGCATGGGTTCAAGCCGGAGCTACTACCGGCGAACTTTATTATAGTATAGCCCAGAAAAGCGATGTCCATGGATTCCCATCTGGTGTATGTACCACTCTAGGCATTGGTGGACACTTCAGTGGAGGTGGGTATGGATTTTTAATGAGAAAATACGGGCTTTCCATTGATAATGTCATTGATGCACAATTGATCGACACTAATGGTCGAATCCTTGACCGTAAATCAATGGGGGAAGACGTGTTTTGGGCTATAAGAGGCGGTGGAACTACTAGCTTCGGTATCATCCTTTCATGGCGGATCAAGCTGGTTCGTGTCCCACCTAGGGTCACTATTTTCACCGTGCAAAGGACCTTGGAACAAGGCGCAACGGAGCTGGCTTATCGTTGGCAACAAGTTGCCCCTAAACTGCCCAAAGATCTCTTCATTAGACTCCAGCTTGTGCCTATCAACAATGGCGGCAACAATAAAACTGTTACGGTTTCATTCATCGGCCATTTTCTGGGACAAGCTGATGGGCTTTTACGATTAATGAACGTAAGATTCCCTGAATTGGGTTTGACCAGAAATGATTGTTCGGAGATGAGTTGGGTCGAATCGGCCTTAAATTGGGCGGGTTTCCCCAATGGAACCTCCATTGATGTGTTGCTTAATAGAGTTCAAGTAGACCGAGTGTTTTACAAGACCAAGTCCGATTACTACAAAGCAGTGATTCCCAAACAAGGGTTAGAGACCTTATGGCAAGTGTTGATGGACATTGAAGACATATTcgtgcaatttaatccttacggTGGGCGAATGGAGGAGATATCGGAGTCGGAGACAGCCTTTGCGCACCGCAGAGGGAACCTCTTCAAGGCACAGTACGGGATCCAATGGTCCGAGTCCGACGGAGGGATCAACGCCACAGGGCGTTATGTGGAGATGTCAAGGAGGTTGTACAATGTGATGGCGCCGTATGCGTCGAGCAACCCGAGGGAAGCGTTTTTCAATTACCGAGACCTCGACATCGGTAGCAACGAAAGCGGCGAGACGGATTTTGAGGTTGCGAAGGAATACGGGGCAAAGTATTTCAGGAACAATTTCATGAGGCTGGTGGGTGTGAAAGCCAAGATAGACCCTGAGAATTTCTTCAAGAACGAACAAAGCATACCCCCTTTGCCAACGCCGCCATCtcattaa
- the LOC105775114 gene encoding berberine bridge enzyme-like 21 encodes MTPPLSPPSLLPLLLVAFNICFSLAASNSVYESFVQCLKTRSNSSDNISDIVYSHSNATYETVLEQYIRNARFNTSSTPKPVIIITPLTESHVSAAVICSNNIGFQLRIRSGGHDFEGLSYVSDQPFFILDMFNLRSISINMADQSVWVQSGATLGELYYRIWEESKVYGFPAGVCPTVGVGGHISGAGYGNMVRKYGLSVDYVVDAKIVDVNGNILDRKAMGEDLFWAIRGGGGASFGVILAFNIKLVDVPETVTVFKLERTLEQNATDVVYKWQSVAPTTDDNLFMRMLVQPVTLNKQKTIKISIMALYLGDVNSVVPLLVEDFPELGLVTEDCFEMSWIESALWWASFGKGTSPTVLLDRESYHVKFMKRKSDYVKTPISKDGLQWLWKKMIELEEPGLVFNPYGGKMNEIKETETPFPHRAGNLFKIQYSINWKDMGIEADKRSRSLVNRLHSYMTSFVSKNPRSAYLNYRDLDIGITKNWSYQEGKVYGESYFNGNFERLVDVKTVVDPHNFFRNEQSIPPRTIKAWNEKNEGSIPPSTSKAWNKSKPYVMIILFMAIGHII; translated from the coding sequence ATGACGCCGCCATTGTCACCACCATCGCTTCTTCCTCTCTTACTTGTAGCTTTCAACATCTGCTTCTCACTGGCAGCATCCAATTCCGTTTATGAATCATTTGTTCAATGCCTGAAAACCCGTTCTAACTCATCGGATAATATCTCCGACATTGTTTACTCTCACTCCAATGCTACATATGAAACCGTTTTGGAACAGTATATTCGCAATGCTCGTTTCAACACTTCTTCAACGCCAAAGCCTGTGATCATCATTACACCTTTGACGGAATCCCATGTCTCAGCTGCCGTTATATGTTCCAACAATATTGGGTTTCAGCTTAGGATTCGGAGTGGCGGCCATGATTTCGAGGGGCTCTCTTATGTGTCTGACCAACCCTTTTTCATCCTCGACATGTTTAATCTTCGTTCAATATCGATTAACATGGCGGATCAATCAGTTTGGGTTCAGTCCGGTGCAACGCTTGGGGAACTTTACTATAGGATTTGGGAAGAGAGTAAAGTTTATGGATTCCCTGCTGGGGTTTGCCCCACCGTGGGTGTTGGTGGTCATATCAGCGGTGCTGGTTATGGTAACATGGTGAGAAAATATGGTCTCTCAGTGGACTATGTGGTGGATGCCAAGATAGTTGATGTTAATGGCAATATCCTTGATAGAAAAGCTATGGGGGAGGATCTCTTTTGGGCTATCAGAGGTGGCGGAGGAGCTAGTTTCGGGGTGATTCTAGCTTTCAACATCAAGCTCGTTGACGTCCCCGAAACGGTGACGGTTTTCAAGCTCGAAAGAACCTTGGAACAAAACGCTACAGATGTTGTTTACAAATGGCAATCCGTTGCTCCCACAACAGATGACAATCTGTTCATGAGGATGCTGGTGCAGCCAGTTACATTAAACAAGCAAAAGACCATCAAGATTTCAATCATGGCATTGTATTTAGGGGATGTCAATAGTGTTGTTCCTTTGTTGGTTGAGGATTTCCCTGAATTGGGTCTTGTAACAGAGGATTGCTTTGAGATGAGTTGGATTGAATCAGCTCTATGGTGGGCTAGTTTTGGCAAAGGAACTTCACCTACTGTGTTGCTTGATAGAGAATCTTACCATGTGAAGTTCATGAAGAGGAAATCTGATTACGTGAAGACCCCAATATCAAAAGATGGGCTGCAATGGCTTTGGAAGAAGATGATTGAATTGGAGGAACCAGGGTTGGTTTTCAATCCATATGGaggaaaaatgaatgaaataaaggAAACAGAGACACCATTCCCACATAGAGCAGGGAATTTGTTTAAGATACAGTATTCAATAAACTGGAAGGATATGGGAATTGAGGCTGACAAAAGGAGCAGAAGCCTGGTGAATAGGCTTCACAGTTACATGACCAGCTTTGTGTCTAAAAACCCAAGGAGTGCTTATTTGAACTATAGGGACCTTGATATTGGCATCACCAAGAATTGGAGCTATCAAGAAGGTAAAGTTTATGGAGAGAGTTACTTCAATGGAAATTTTGAGAGATTGGTGGATGTGAAGACAGTAGTGGATCCGCATAATTTCTTTAGGAATGAACAGAGCATCCCTCCTCGTACGATCAAGGCATGGAACGAAAAAAATGAAGGGAGCATTCCACCTAGTACAAGCAAGGCATGGAACAAATCAAAACCTTATGTTATGATCATATTATTCATGGCCATAGGTCatataatataa
- the LOC105776673 gene encoding probable pre-mRNA-splicing factor ATP-dependent RNA helicase DEAH5 has product MASSPAQDDALKKLEYLSLVSKVSSELESHVGFADKVLAEFITDMGRHSNTVDEFDAKLKENGAELPDYFVRTLLTIIHAILPPKPKAADKDSKAENTGDGKKSKFKALAIADDKDRAKELEEEIEMEMRDRKDKDRDRDRDRDKRDRDRHRDRDRGRDRSRHRDRYKEEEEEEDRRDYGIRGRNRNRTRDNEDDRDYRNRGRNRDRDNVERDEDGGRRSNGKYRDNEPELYKVYKGRVSRVMDSGCFVQLNELRGKEGLVHVSQMASRRIPNAKDVVKRDQEVYVKVISISGQKLSLSMRDVDQNTGRDLLPLKKSSDDDAFRTNPSGGKEGPVTRTGLSGIRILEDEDAAPSRRPLKRMSSPERWEAKQLIASGVLSLDEYPMYDEDGDGMLYQEEGAEEELEIEMNEDEPAFLQGQTRYSVDMSPVKIFKNPEGSLSRAAALQSALIKERREVREQQQRTMLDSIPKDLNRPWEDPMPETGERHLAQELRGVGLSAYDMPEWKKDAYGKALTFGQRSKLSIQEQRQSLPIYKLKKELVQAVHDNQVLVVIGETGSGKTTQVTQYLAEAGYTTRGKIGCTQPRRVAAMSVAKRVAEEFGCRLGEEVGYAIRFEDCTGPDTVIKYMTDGMLLREILIDENLSQYSVIMLDEAHERTIHTDVLFGLLKQLVKRRPDLRLIVTSATLDAEKFSGYFFNCNIFTIPGRTFPVEILYTKQPESDYLDAALITVLQIHLTEPEGDILLFLTGQEEIDFACQSLYERMKGLGKNVPELIILPVYSALPSEMQSRIFDPAPPGKRKVVVATNIAEASLTIDGIFYVVDPGFAKQNVYNPKQGLDSLIITPISQASAKQRAGRAGRTGPGKCYRLYTESAYRNEMSPTTIPEIQRINLGTITLQMKAMGINDLLSFDFMDPPPPQALISAMEQLYSLGALDEEGLLTKLGRKMAEFPLDPPLSKMLLASVDLGCSDEILTIIAMIQTGNIFYRPREKQAQADQKRAKFFQPEGDHLTLLAVYEAWKAKNFSGPWCFENFVQSRSLRRAQDVRKQLLSIMDKYKLDVVSAGKNFTKIRKAITAGFFFHAARKDPQEGYRTLVENQPVYIHPSSALFQRQPDWVIYHELVMTTKEYMREVTVVDPKWLVELAPRFFKVADPTKMSKRKRQERIEPLYDRYHEPNSWRLSKRRA; this is encoded by the exons ATGGCATCATCGCCTGCCCAGGACGATGCTTTGAAGAAACTCGAATATCTCTCTCTCGTCTCCAAAGTCAGTTCCGAGCTCGAGAGCCATGTTGGGTTTGCCGATAAGGTTTTGGCCGAATTCATCACCGACATGGGCCGTCACTCTAACACTGTCGATGAATTCGATGCCAAGCTCAAAGAAAACGGTGCCGAGTTGCCCGATTACTTCGTTCGCACGCTTCTCACTATTATCCACGCGATCCTGCCTCCGAAACCCAAAGCCGCCGACAAGGATTCCAAGGCGGAAAACACCGGTGACGGTAAGAAGTCTAAATTTAAAGCTTTAGCGATTGCTGATGATAAGGATAGAGCCAAAGAACTAGAGGAGGAAATTGAGATGGAGATGCGAGATAGGAAGGACAAGGATAGGGATAGGGATAGGGATAGGGATAAGAGGGACAGAGATAGGCATAGGGATAGAGATAGGGGCAGAGATAGGAGTAGGCATAGAGATAGATataaggaggaggaggaggaggaggatagGAGAGATTATGGCATTCGAGGAAGAAATAGGAATCGAACCCGGGATAATGAGGATGACAGGGATTATAGGAATAGGGGCAGAAACAGGGACCGGGATAATGTAGAACGTGATGAAGATGGGGGAAGGAGGAGTAATGGGAAGTATAGGGATAATGAGCCTGAATTGTATAAGGTATACAAGGGGAGGGTTTCGAGAGTGATGGATTCGGGTTGTTTCGTTCAGTTGAATGAGTTAAGGGGAAAGGAGGGTTTGGTTCATGTTTCCCAGATGGCTAGTAGAAGGATTCCCAATGCTAAAGATGTTGTGAAACGGGATCAGGAGGTTTATGTGAAGGTAATTTCGATTTCAGGTCAGAAGTTGAGTTTGTCTATGAGAGATGTTGATCAGAATACTGGTAGAGATTTGCTGCCATTGAAGAAGAGTTCAGATGATGATGCCTTTAGAACCAATCCTTCAGGGGGGAAAGAAGGGCCTGTGACAAGAACTGGTCTTTCAGGGATTAGGATTCTAGAGGATGAGGATGCTGCCCCATCGCGTAGGCCTTTGAAGAGAATGAGTTCACCGGAGAGGTGGGAAGCCAAACAGTTGATTGCTTCTGGTGTTTTGAGCCTAGATGAGTATCCCATGTATGACGAGGACGGAGATGGAATGCTTTATCAAGAAGAGGGTGCCGAGGAAGAGTTGGAGATTGAGATGAATGAGGATGAACCTGCCTTTTTACAAGGGCAGACTAGGTACTCTGTCGATATGTCAccggtaaaaatatttaaaaatccaGAAGGGTCCTTGAGTCGTGCCGCTGCTCTCCAGTCTGCACTTATTAAGGAACGGAGAGAAGTACGAGAGCAGCAGCAGAGGACAATGCTGGATTCAATTCCAAAGGATCTTAATCGTCCTTGGGAAGACCCAATGCCAGAGACTGGTGAGAGGCATCTTGCGCAGGAGCTTAGAGGTGTTGGATTGTCAGCATATGATATGCCTGAATGGAAGAAGGATGCTTATGGAAAAGCTTTGACTTTTGGACAGAGGTCTAAACTTTCAATTCAAGAGCAGAGGCAGAGCCTTCCCATTTATAAACTGAAAAAAGAACTCGTTCAAGCTGTCCATGATAATCAGGTACTGGTGGTCATTGGTGAGACTGGTTCAGGTAAGACTACACAGGTAACCCAGTACCTTGCTGAGGCTGGGTACACTACAAGGGGTAAGATCGGATGTACTCAACCTCGTAGGGTGGCTGCAATGTCTGTGGCGAAGAGGGTAGCTGAGGAATTTGGTTGTCGGTTAGGGGAGGAAGTTGGTTATGCTATTCGTTTTGAAGATTGTACTGGACCAGATACTGTCATCAAGTACATGACTGACGGCATGCTTCTAAGGGAGATTCTGATTGATGAGAATCTTTCTCAATACTCGGTCATTATGCTTGATGAAGCACATGAGCGTACAATTCATACTGATGTCCTTTTTGGGTTATTGAAGCAGCTTGTGAAACGGAGGCCTGATCTTCGTCTGATTGTTACATCTGCTACACTGGATGCGGAGAAGTTTTCAGGGTATTTCTTCAACTGTAATATTTTCACAATTCCTGGGAGAACGTTTCCTGTGGAGATACTCTATACGAAACAGCCTGAGAGTGACTACCTAGATGCTGCTTTGATAACAGTCCTGCAGATACACTTGACTGAACCTGAAGGTGACATTCTCCTCTTCTTGACTGGTCAGGAGGAAATTGATTTTGCATGCCAGTCTCTTTACGAGAGGATGAAAGGGCTAGGTAAAAATGTTCCAGAGTTGATTATTTTACCAGTTTATAGTGCCCTTCCTAGTGAAATGCAGTCTAGGATTTTCGATCCTGCACCTCCAGGGAAAAGGAAGGTGGTGGTGGCAACCAATATTGCTGAGGCTTCTTTAACTATAGATGGAATATTCTACGTGGTTGATCCTGGTTTTGCAAAACAAAATGTTTATAATCCAAAGCAAGGGCTTGATTCCCTAATCATAACACCAATCTCACAAGCATCAGCAAAGCAACGTGCTGGGCGTGCTGGACGTACTGGACCTGGAAAATGCTACCGCTTATACACTGAAAGTGCATATCGAAATGAGATGTCACCTACCACAATTCCTGAAATCCAGAGGATTAATCTTGGCACGATAACACTACAAATGAAGGCCATGGGCATAAATGATCTcctttcttttgattttatggATCCCCCTCCACCCCAAGCTCTCATTTCTGCCATGGAGCAATTATACAGTCTAGGGGCTCTTGATGAGGAGGGACTTTTGACTAAATTGGGTAGAAAAATGGCAGAATTTCCTCTTGATCCTCCACTATCCAAGATGTTACTGGCCAGCGTGGACCTCGGGTGTAGTGATGAGATATTGACAATTATTGCAATGATCCAAACAGGTAACATCTTCTACAGGCCAAGGGAAAAGCAAGCTCAGGCTGATCAGAAGAGGGCCAAGTTTTTCCAGCCTGAAGGAGATCATTTGACTCTACTTGCTGTATATGAAGCTTGGAAAGCAAAGAACTTTTCAGGACCTtggtgttttgaaaattttgttcagtCTAGATCCTTGAGGAGGGCACAGGATGTCAGAAAACAGCTTCTCAGCATCATGGATAA GTACAAATTGGATGTAGTGAGCGCCGGAAAGAACTTTACAAAGATCAGGAAAGCTATCACGGCAGGGTTCTTTTTCCATGCTGCTAGGAAAGACCCGCAGGAAGGATATAGAACACTGGTGGAGAACCAGCCTGTTTATATACACCCAAGCAGCGCCCTGTTTCAGAGACAACCGGACTGGGTGATCTACCATGAGCTGGTAATGACTACAAAGGAGTACATGCGAGAGGTAACAGTGGTAGATCCCAAGTGGCTGGTTGAACTGGCTCCCAGGTTCTTTAAAGTAGCAGATCCCACGAAAATGAGCAAGCGGAAGCGTCAAGAACGAATTGAACCACTTTATGATAGATATCATGAACCTAATTCTTGGCGGCTTAGTAAACGACGAGCTTGA
- the LOC105776674 gene encoding berberine bridge enzyme-like 21, with protein sequence MEISKPLLVFFSLVFFNLSFSWAAPDPTYQSLLQCLSEIIPSPNVSAVIVSNNNPSFASILESRIHNARFNRTSTLKPTIIITPSDESHVSAAVICSQKVGFQLKIRSGGHDYEALSYTSDKPFFLLDMYNLRDVSVDIPDESAWVQTGATLGELYYHIWEKSNAHGFPAGVCPTVGVGGHIGGAGYGTMIRKYGLTTDYVIDAKIVDVNGKILDRKAMGEDLFWAIRGAGGTNFGVVTAYKIKLVKVPEKVTVFRVERFLDNNGTEVAFKWQTVGATTDPNLFTRMLLQPNMKDKQRTVKVTVMGLYLGDINGLLTLLNKDFPELRLNKENCTEMPWIDSVLWWANFDLGTPPNVLLDRNNTDTKFVKRKSDYVQTPIPRDGLESLWQKMVQNEKVGLTCNSYGGKMDEIDPKETAFPHRKGNLYKIQYSINWDDPSIEADIKYTTQAKAVHEFMTQFVSKNPRRAYLNYRDIDIGSAKTWSYEEGKVYGESYFAENFDRLVDVKTAVDPNNFFRNEQSIPPRSTKTA encoded by the coding sequence atggAAATATCAAAGCCATTGCTTGTGTTTTTCTCTCTTGTGTTCTTcaacctttcattttcatgGGCAGCTCCGGATCCTACATATCAATCCCTTCTTCAATGCTTAAGTGAAATCATTCCATCCCCTAATGTATCCGCCGTTATCGTCTCTAACAACAACCCTTCCTTTGCATCCATTTTGGAATCACGTATCCATAACGCTCGGTTCAATAGGACTTCCACGCTTAAACCAACTATCATCATCACTCCATCGGACGAATCCCATGTTTCAGCAGCCGTAATATGTTCCCAAAAGGTTGGTTTCCAGCTCAAAATCCGTAGCGGCGGACATGATTACGAAGCGTTATCTTATACTTCCGATAAACCTTTTTTTCTCCTCGACATGTATAATCTTCGGGACGTATCTGTCGATATACCGGACGAGTCGGCCTGGGTTCAAACTGGTGCGACACTCGGTGAACTTTATTATCATATATGGGAAAAGAGTAATGCCCATGGATTTCCTGCCGGGGTTTGTCCTACGGTTGGTGTCGGTGGACATATCGGTGGTGCCGGTTATGGTACCATGATAAGAAAATACGGTTTAACAACGGATTATGTTATTGATGCCAAGATAGTTGACGTCAACGGAAAAATTCTAGACCGGAAAGCCATGGGAGAGGATCTTTTTTGGGCTATAAGAGGCGCCGGTGGAACCAACTTCGGCGTTGTTACAGCTTATAAGATTAAACTCGTTAAAGTACCGGAAAAGGTCACTGTTTTCAGAGTCGAACGATTCTTAGACAATAATGGCACCGAAGTTGCCTTCAAATGGCAAACCGTCGGCGCCACAACCGATCCAAATCTCTTCACGAGAATGCTTTTACAACCCAATATGAAAGACAAGCAAAGAACGGTGAAAGTCACGGTCATGGGACTGTATTTAGGTGACATCAATGGCCTTTTAACCTTATTGAACAAAGATTTCCCTGAACTGCGTTTAAACAAAGAGAATTGCACCGAGATGCCATGGATTGACTCAGTTCTTTGGTGGGCAAATTTCGATTTAGGTACACCGCCAAACGTATTGCTGGATCGAAACAATACAGACACTAAATTCGTGAAAAGGAAATCGGATTATGTTCAAACACCGATACCCAGAGATGGGTTGGAATCATTATGGCAAAAGAtggttcaaaatgaaaaagtggGATTGACTTGTAATTCATATGGTGGTAAAATGGATGAAATCGATCCTAAAGAGACTGCATTCCCCCATCGGAAAGGGAATTTGTATAAGATACAATACTCTATAAATTGGGATGATCCTAGTATTGAAGCTGATATTAAGTACACGACTCAAGCTAAAGCGGTTCACGAGTTTATGACTCAGTTCGTGTCCAAGAATCCAAGGAGGGCTTATTTGAATTACAGGGACATTGATATTGGTTCAGCTAAGACTTGGAGCTATGAAGAAGGTAAAGTGTATGGTGAGAGTTATTTTGCCGAAAATTTTGATAGGCTGGTCGACGTGAAGACCGCTGTTGATCCGAACAACTTCTTTAGGAACGAGCAAAGCATCCCTCCTCGCTCCACTAAAACGGCTTAG